Within Eschrichtius robustus isolate mEscRob2 chromosome X, mEscRob2.pri, whole genome shotgun sequence, the genomic segment tccaTAGCGGAGACAGCTACATTCGCAGCAGACATCTTGTCTACTTCAGCAGCCATTGCTCTCTCTACCAAGAGTACCTCCATAGGCCCTACTACCAATTCCATGAAAATAAGTAAATCCCCATCTTCAGAGAGCACAAGGACAACAAAAACGGCTGAATCCATTGCTACTGAGACCTTTCATCCAACGGTAGCCACTAATTTTCTGTACACATCTGGATTTACCAAGAGTTCAATTGCATCCAAAGCTTCAGTGACTGGATCTCAGTCGGCTGTTATGAGGACAACATATTTATTCTCATCTATTGAGTCGACATCGATGTCTACAACATCTTGGCCCAAACACAAATCCACAGGTATGGGGGCACTCCCTATctccacagctagccaggagttTCTTGCATCTACAGCTGCTGGAAGTGTACCTCAGTCCACGGTGGACCAGACTTCAGCTACAACTACTCACATTGGGACTGCATCAGCACTGCCGCCTGAGTCTGTGCTCCTCTCCACAGCTGTTCCAGTGGATTCTGTATTTCCTAGAAATCAGACGGCATCCACATTGGCAACAACTGATACGGAAATACCCTTTACAGTTTATTCAACTAGGTCTATTGAAATGACACCTGCGCTAAGAACAGTTGAAACAGAGCCGGCATTTACAAATTTCCAGGATGTCTCTTCACCCAGAGTGGAGGGCACAATATCTACCTCCATGCCAAAAGAGGCCTCTTCCGTGGCCCTTTCTTTTAGGACATCCTCTCCATTCACCAGAGCTCAGAGCGTACGGACAGTTATTGATGCTGAGACTACACATGAAGCCTTGATTACTGGGATCACACTTGCACCTACAGTGGCTGAAACTATGCTTTACCCCACAATCACTGGGCCAGTATATACCCAGAATACACCCTCAGGTGGTGAAAACATGCTTCCTCTGATTTCCACTAGATCAGCTTCCACATCCAAGGTGTCTGAGTCTGGTCCCACATCAGTAACTGATGAAGGTAACCATCTATCCTCCACCAATGAGATCATTTGGACTTCCAGGCCAGAACAGACCCTGTTGACATCAGCATTCCATGGGAGTACTTCTAGTACAGAACATTCATCCACAACTGCTAATATTATCGTCCAACCAGAAGCATCCACAGAGAGTGAGGCCACTACCACCGCTGATGTTACTACCGACAGATATACAGCAGTTCTATCCAAATTGACATCTCCGTGGCTTGCTAATTTCTCCACAGTTTCTGGAGCCACATCTGTAACCAAACTGCCTGAGTGTAAACTTACCAGTTTACTACTAAAACCCACCTCTATGTCCACAGTAACTGGAAATGAACTTCTTTCAACACCAAGGGAGACAGTTGTTCCACCAGTAGATAGAATATCTACCCTTGCTTATGTTGAACCGAATTTTTCTACTGAGGAGAGTGCGTCTGAGAACACGCAAACAGAGACAAATGGTACAATTGCATCTGGAGAGACAACAGCCCCTGTCGCAGAGTCTGCAACAGCACAAAGATTCAGAACTGCTGTGACAAGGAAAGGAACCACTTCCCATTTTCTTAAGGGAAAATCGACTGTAGCAGCGACAACCGAGGTTCCTCCATTTGCAACGATACTGGAGGCAACAGATGAATCTGTTTCCCCCCTTCCTGATATAGAGAAGCTGACTACCCGATTGGATAATAcaactgcaactactgaagcgaGAGAAAGTTGGCTTTCTGCAAAATCGGTGAAAACCACACCTAAGAATTCACCTAATGGAACTACAGAAATCTTTAATTCCACCCACATCTACACAGCACATTGGACTTCAGAGACTCTACCTGAGGGGAATCCAGCTCCATCTCCCACTTCTGGGAGCACACAGACATTTTCTGAACCCCTGGGTGCTTCCACCACAAGGATACTGAGGACGAGTTTTGCCACTATCCCTACAGACAGGACAGCTATGTCCTTGACTGCTGGTGCCTTGTTTCCACAGCCTATAGCCACGCAGTCCTCAGCAACCCCTGTGCCTGTTACCCTCGTGTTCTCACTGCCGGTTAATGTCTCTGCTGTCACCTCTATGGTGCTGTCTGAGGAGACTAAGGTTACCATGCCTGGGCCTTCTGCACTGGCCAGGGCTTCCTCCACATCTCTGCCCTCAGATATCTCAGCTCTGTCATCAGCCGCAGTGACCACAGCTGCGACAGTCCAGCCACTGCAGGGGGTCTTCCAGGTCCCGACGGAGAGGGGTAAGGGACTGAATAGCACCGTGAGTCTGGGgtcagaaggaccaagacaacGGATGGTTGCAAGGCACTTTATTTAGAATCTACTGAATCTTACATAGACAGAAGAGGAACTCATTATTAGACAATGAACCTATAGAATTGCTTATCGTCTCGGTTCAGTCACTACCACGGACGTCAACAAGTTTACAACAACTATCCTTGAACATTATCTTCCCTTAACCaggctcacgcacagcccccagccataaggaacaaccaggactctcatttccctgaggtctcctggcttgAGATAGCTTTGCTAATCTCTCTTACATTCCTCAGGCCTGGGAAAAAGAGTGCATGCCAAGGTAAGGGCTTTGCTTTTTGTGAGAGACATACTGTCTCCTTCAGGAGTTACCTCCGGCTAAGACTGCATGCTTCCCACACACAGCATCGATGCCGCCATTGGATCAGAGCACTTCCACAACCAGCGGTACCGTGCCTTCCCGCAGAGACTCCATGCACACCACTTCAGAGGCCACAGGGATCTCTGTCAGGATGACACCCACGGCAGTTCCCTCTCTGACAGAAACTCTAGTCCCCTCGCTGAGGCCTCCCACTCCTGTGGCAACTAAGGCTGAGACTGCCCTTCTGTCCACCTCGGCTGACACAGTAACCCCTTCCACACCCACTCTTGGCTGCTCTAAACCTCTCCCTGACAACACTCCTGTTGTGTGCTCCACTCACGTAACCTCAACTATGTCTACGCCATTAGCAACCCAACCCATAGCTCAAGTGGAGGAGACTTCTACCCCTGCTCTCAGCTTTCCATACACTTTCAGTGGTAGTGGAGATGTTGTTAGCTTGGCTACGGGCACCACAGACACTTCCGTTGTTGATGACACCATGCCCTCACACACCTCTGCCAACAAGCTTATTACTTCACTATATGGTCACATTTCTCAGTCTTCCACACATCTTGTAAACACACTGGTCCCCACCTTATTAGTGACTGACATTTCTACCTTATCTTCTGGCAAGGAGCAGATGACCACCTCCCTGGGAAAGACCCCCAGAACTCTGAAGGTGACAGAAATGTCCTCATCAAAGAATCCTCTTATTTCAGACTCCCACAGTACTTCATCCTCGGAAATGACAGACACAGGATTTGCTGAGGCCACAAAAATTTCCAGTCACCAAACACATTCACTTTCAGACACTCCGTTTGTGACTCCACCTAATGAGAATCCAACTTCATCTCCCACTTCTGGGAGCACACACCCTCCACCTACCTCAACAGCAGATGTCCACATTTCCGAAATGCCTACCAGTCTTGGGAAAACAGCTCTCCCTTCACAAGCTCTGACAATTACCATGCTTTTGTCTCCTGTAAAAGAGAGCATGAGTGCCCCCTCAGTATATACTCCCAGGACTGAGAAAAAGATAGTAAGCACCACCTCCGTGACTCACCCGTTCTCACACCGCCAGGATACTTCATTTGCAGATACCATAACTTCTGGGACAACCAGGATATCAAATCCTGTAAACAATAACACAACTCTTTCACACTTGCTTTCGTCTAAGACTCAACCTAAGGTGTCTTCAGTTGCCTCTCCTATTTCTGAAAGCACACAGACCTCCCCTGAGACTCCGTCTCTTTCCACAGCTCTACTATCTAATGCCAATTTTACAACTATGTCTCCTGACAGGATCACTACAGCCCTTTCTGCTCCAAATGTACCTACAGCACTTCTTGGGAAAACCTCTATGGCAACGTCCATTCCCATCTACCAGAGGTCCCCACGGCCAGTTAGTGTCACTGCCTTCACCTCCAAAAGTGTTTCTGACACTCCCACGGTACTAATGACTGAATCTTCTAAAACAGCACTCACAGATTGTTTGAAAAGTCCTTCTGTAGCCACTTCTGGGCCTGTGTCTGAGATGTCCTCAATGCCAGTTAATGACTCTGCTCTTCTACCTTCTGTTGTTTCTTCTGATGCTTCCACAACAGGTGGGTCATTCTATACTTTATTGTCTTCAATGACCCCCAGGCCTTCTATGACCATGCAAATATCAACATTGGATGCCACCCCTGTGACATATATATGCTGGGTCTACTTCAAAAAGCACCGTGGCTTCCTGTGCTTTCACTACTTCAGAAATAACCGAGGTGTCCTCCAGGATCACACCTACatcctcttcctccccaacagAGCCAACTTTTCCTTCTGTGAAAACTATTCCAACCACTATAATGGCTGGGATAGTGACTACATTTGTAAGCACCCCTGCCTCTCCTCTACTCAGTTCTAAGAACACTGAAGCTATTTCTTCCATTCCAAAGACCACATTTTCACCATTTCTATCAACAACCCGACAACCATCACAAGGATATGAGGCCACCACTCTGGGCATATTCTCTGGGATTACTAATAGCTCTCTATCTACTGTAAGCAGTGGTAAAGTAACAGTTCTCACAAATACTTGTTCCAGAATTGCCGCCCCTGAAAGTGTGCTTTCATCTACTCCCTCAGAAAATCCCCACACTTCCTTGAATATTCAGGTATCCCCCTCTTTGACTGGCTTTAAGAGCACTCCTGGACCCACAAAAAGTGTAAAAGCCAGCACTTAACCATTCTTCAAATACAGAAAAGACGACTTCCTTGTCAGAAAATACTTCAACAGCCGTGACAAAAGGTGCCACGTCTGTGAATGCACCTGTTTCATACCCTCCCTGGATTCCATCCAGTACAGCTCCACCCTCTTTgacatcatttcttttttcacctCAAAGTACTGAAGCCGAGTTCTCTACTCCAAAGACTTCTTTTCCTCCTACATCCCAAATGGTTGAATTTCCAGTTCTGCGAACAAGAACCACATCTAGTAACACCCAGTCTCTGCTAATGACTTCCTGGAGCACACCCACAGCTGAAGATTCTCAGTTTCCAACTTCTACCACTGCTCATGTTTCTACACCCAACAAGATGGAAACAGAGAGTCCTTCCCTTGTTCCAGAGTCTTTGTCAAAATTCACAGCCTCTCAGACTGGTCTTGTATCTGAAGGTGTAATGGCAATGTCATCAATTTCCACAACAGGAATTCTTCCTACCTTGGGGATGTCTGAGAGCCCTTCATTATCAATATCTTCAAGATCTGTCCCTACTACTTTGGCTGACATTAAGCACACATTTGAGAAGACAACCACATCTGTAACTCCTGGGACCACACTCCCATCAAATCCTTCTGGTGCTGCTTCAGGATCTATAATTTCAAAGGCTACTACTTCACCCATGCTGACTTGGATCTTATCTAGTCTCCCTTCGGGTTCCCCTCTGGCAACTATATCCAATACTCCTCACGTTATATCTTCCTCTCCAGTAGAGGTGTCAAAATCCACATTTCTGACTTCTGACATAACACCAACACACCCACTCACTAACTTTAGGACACAACCCTTTGCTGGTATAAGTGCCTTACTCACCAAAACCACCCCTTCACCTACAGTGGGTAGTATCACTACTGGCTTCCCAAGTTCTTTCCCTATGTCTGTAAAAATCACAGATGACAGTACCTGCATTTCCAAATCCCCTGAAGCATTTTCCAGAATCACCTTGACTGCCAAGTCCAGGACTGTGTCTCAAGCTCCATCCTTTAGCAGAGTGAGTAAGTCACCTCCTACAATTGACCACACCCGGTCTACTGGTGCATCAACACCCCCGACATTAGTTCTTCCTAAGCCCACACAGGACTCCGTTCTAAATATAGCCACCACTACATCCACTGCTACTGGAGCCCCATTTCCACTCATACCCACTGGAGTAACACATCCTTCTACAGCAACTGTGTCTTCACTACCGTCTTCCTCTTTTGAGACAACCTGGCCGGACTCCACACCTTCCTTTTTACCTATGGAAACTTTGACTTCACCTATTGCCGTTAAGTCCAAAGGTATGTTCCGCAATATATGTGGCATAACAGAATGCATGCACAATGGGATGTGTGTTCTCCAAAGGAGCCAGTTCTCTGAAGGCAGAAAGGTAAAAAGAAGGGTACAGGTATTTCTTATCTCCTACAGACAGTGGCTACAGTGGGTACCTTACCCAATCACAGAATTCTCTAGCCATCTTGCCTACCTctgtttttttgaaatataatgcaAATGTATATTTCCTCTCAGTATGACATTTCTAAGCCTCCTTTCCATCCATTTTGTTCCTGATGCTCTGACTCTGACTCTACCAATGTGAACATGGATCAGGAACCTCACCCCCTTCCCTATGAGAGGATTATATGGCCTTAGGTCCAACATGTTGACCACATGCCAGAAAACACCAGAAGATACTCTAGCTtgccctttttgttttttaaaaaatatttatctatttggctgcactgggtcttagttgcagcatgcaggatctctttttttagttgcagcatgagggatcatttagttgtggcatgtgggatctagttccctgaccagggatcgaacctgggccccctgcattgggagtgctgagtcttagccactggactaccagggaagacCCCTAGCTTGCtctttctgaattccttttaTGCAGGTTTCAGTCGTCTCAAGTCCCCACCTCCAGTTGGCCTCCAATGCTTATCTGTAACCAGGGAGTATTTGGCTTTCAAATCATTCAAATATTGGATGTTCCTTCAActttgatagatagatagatgatagatagatagatagatagatagatagatagatagatagatagataatttttgggctgcaccatgcagcatgtagaacttccccaaccagggatcgaacccgtgccccctgcagtggatgtgtggagtcttaaccactggactaccagggaaatcCACTTTCTCAACTtgtaatattctaaaattgaaatTTGATAGTACAGACGagagaaacaaggaaataaagagaaaagcctGAAGCATAAAGCAAGGcacaggaagaaataaatattttctcagtacaaatgaacttgtgcGATAATGTTCAGCCTGGCCATTAAAAAGACTGGAAATCTGTTGGCCAATGAAAACTACGATTTGTGGGATTTGTAAGATTGTCCATCAATTGTGTAGAAATCAAGGAACAGCCCaaataattaaagcaaaaatgCAATGGTACATCCTGGTTTGCTTTTGTATATGGAGCCGGAAGTACTGGTTCTTGACCTTGGAGTTAAATTAAGCAGAGTTTAAGAATGAGACTTCATTGTTTGGTTTCTTTAAAGTGAAGAGCAGTTTTGACCAGATTTACAGAAGTTAAATATCTTGAACTAAATGAAGGAAATTAATCTCCTTATTTTTAGTTAGAGTTTCCTTCTACAATATGGAAATGAGCTTCTCTGTCTTTGATGAAGAGCTAAGGATCCCTATTACCAGGGTTGTAAAAGAATTTGCAAAAAATTGGGTAAATAATCTTTTGAATATTTATGCTACATAAAAAATacgtgaaaaaaaatatatgactgAGTAGATTAAAACTAGCCTACACTTTTTTCTACCCATAATACATTTCACAGC encodes:
- the ADGRG4 gene encoding adhesion G-protein coupled receptor G4 — protein: MTAPIFKKTSIAETATFAADILSTSAAIALSTKSTSIGPTTNSMKISKSPSSESTRTTKTAESIATETFHPTVATNFLYTSGFTKSSIASKASVTGSQSAVMRTTYLFSSIESTSMSTTSWPKHKSTGMGALPISTASQEFLASTAAGSVPQSTVDQTSATTTHIGTASALPPESVLLSTAVPVDSVFPRNQTASTLATTDTEIPFTVYSTRSIEMTPALRTVETEPAFTNFQDVSSPRVEGTISTSMPKEASSVALSFRTSSPFTRAQSVRTVIDAETTHEALITGITLAPTVAETMLYPTITGPVYTQNTPSGGENMLPLISTRSASTSKVSESGPTSVTDEGNHLSSTNEIIWTSRPEQTLLTSAFHGSTSSTEHSSTTANIIVQPEASTESEATTTADVTTDRYTAVLSKLTSPWLANFSTVSGATSVTKLPECKLTSLLLKPTSMSTVTGNELLSTPRETVVPPVDRISTLAYVEPNFSTEESASENTQTETNGTIASGETTAPVAESATAQRFRTAVTRKGTTSHFLKGKSTVAATTEVPPFATILEATDESVSPLPDIEKLTTRLDNTTATTEARESWLSAKSVKTTPKNSPNGTTEIFNSTHIYTAHWTSETLPEGNPAPSPTSGSTQTFSEPLGASTTRILRTSFATIPTDRTAMSLTAGALFPQPIATQSSATPVPVTLVFSLPVNVSAVTSMVLSEETKVTMPGPSALARASSTSLPSDISALSSAAVTTAATVQPLQGVFQVPTERGKGLNSTVSLGSEGPRQRMVARHFI